In Penaeus chinensis breed Huanghai No. 1 chromosome 2, ASM1920278v2, whole genome shotgun sequence, the following proteins share a genomic window:
- the LOC125035583 gene encoding uncharacterized protein LOC125035583 isoform X1: MGNEDEERESRENEMKEAEEEEVFREKWMNQCYKKLIYPNPSCVQVLDKVNRALVSRVTRPQNTNLKQQALFSLLGREFVEQHFPLQKYDVSILEPPRTNAKNKEKYLSEMREFLQNALNQAMSDCDYPDDVSSYQEDDELGHFLHEVRTSFREGLRKHTAIVMFQEEAEKDRQNEEKRKRNAKDGGGGGDGDFGIGFDTDEGNDTDDELELAKRKALKMNAGTKPSDIAGRALVAFIAHDEALKWKYMERIRERHLGLPSELRRFFWWEFLKEREAAKLKPKPEDDMEELVKRNFDKTLAKEMKAQHLDRAIRSNNWKVIDHAVIENYDNTACLASLDTDEHMIQTTRTLNILDVHSKQFCVAQIYWLIPLQLLLNTEENEDDEKHMMTLASYLDLVTRHCMPSYKEVFDIAEKVMKTVSKEDPEYHAHITKCLSNQVSRINLKDFPPEILVKETKASAKLHAELLKRDMKEMKPKYQKIFTDPAIFVRKWLVQGYMGVLSIASGLWVWDEMFLSQWKPVLLERVGVAVMALIKPWMTRAKMYSGARKVFLDEPGKIYLSDLRKAVAHLDKGGAYAEMPSNKNFIERKTEPESQAHAQKRDPQRRRRDSRGDQKEKKDEAQEKEKEEEEAPKETPPGRAADVDEVEE, encoded by the exons GTCCTGGACAAAGTGAACCGCGCTTTGGTCTCCCGCGTGACTCGGCCTCAGAACACGAATCTGAAGCAACAGGCGCTCTTCAGTCTCCTCGGCCGCGAGTTCGTGGAGCAGCACTTCCCGCTTCAGAAGTACGACGTCTCGATATTG GAACCTCCCAGAACCAATGCCAAGAACAAAGAGAAATATTTGAGCGAAATGCGGGAGTTTCTTCAGAATGCGCTCAACCAGGCCATGTCG gactgCGATTACCCCGACGACGTCTCATCCTACCAAGAGGACGACGAACTGGGTCACTTTCTCCACGAAGTCCGGACGAGCTTCAGGGAGGGACTGAGGAAGCACACGGCCATTGTCATGTTCCAGGAG gaAGCCGAGAAAGACCGTCAGAACGAGGAGAAGCGGAAGCGAAACGCGaaggacggcggcggcggcggcgacggcgactTTGGCATCGGCTTCGACACCGACGAAGGCAACGATACGGACGACGAACTGGAGCTGGCGAAGCGGAAGGCGCTGAAGATGAACGCGGGAACCAAGCCTTCGGACATCGCCGGCCGCGCCCTCGTCGCCTTCATCGCGCACGACGAGGCGCTCAAGTGGAAGTACATGGAGAG GATCCGCGAGCGCCACCTCGGGCTGCCCTCAGAACTCCGCCGCTTCTTCTGGTGGGAATTCCTGAAGGAGAGGGAAGCCGCCAAGCTGAAGCCCAAGCCGGAGGACGACATGGAGGAGCTGGTCAAGAGGAACTTCGACAAGACGCTCGCCAAGGAGATGAAGGCGCAGCATCTGGACAGAGCCATCCGGAGCAATAACTGGAAGGTTATTGACCACGCTGTCATCGAG AACTACGACAACACAGCCTGCCTCGCGAGTTTGGACACGGACGAACACATGATCCAGACGACACGGACGCTCAACATTCTGGACGTCCATTCGAAGCAGTTTTGCGTGGCTCAGATTTACTGGCTCATCCCTCTGCAGTTGCTACTCAACACGGAGGAGAATGAGGACGAcg AAAAACACATGATGACCTTAGCCTCCTATCTGGACCTGGTGACTCGCCACTGCATGCCGAGTTACAAAGAAGTCTTCGACATAGCTGAGAAAGTGATGAAGACAGTGAGTAAGGAGGACCCCGAGTACCACGCCCACATCACCAAGTGTCTCTCTAATCAAGTGAGCAGGATTAACTTGAAG GATTTCCCTCCCGAGATTCTGGTGAAAGAAACCAAGGCATCGGCGAAGCTCCACGCCGAGCTCCTGAAGCGCGACATGAAGGAGATGAAGCCCAAATACCAGAAGATCTTCACCGACCCCGCCATCTTCGTCAGGAAGTGGCTCGTGCAG GGCTACATGGGCGTCCTCAGCATAGCTTCAGGACTGTGGGTGTGGGATGAGATGTTCCTGAGCCAGTGGAAACCAGTCCTTCTCGAGCGCGTCGGCGTGGCGGTCATGGCGCTGATCAAACCGTGGATGACAAGAGCCAAGATGTATTCAGGAGCGAGGAAG GTATTCCTAGACGAACCGGGGAAGATCTACCTGAGTGATCTCCGGAAGGCCGTCGCGCACCTGGACAAAGGTGGAGCCTACGCGGAGATGCCCAGCAACAAGAACTTCATCGAGAGGAAGACGGAGCCGGAGTCTCAG gcACACGCGCAGAAAAGAGAcccgcagaggaggaggagagacagcagaggcgaccagaaggagaagaaggacgaagcgcaggagaaagagaaagaggaagaggaggcgcccAAGGAGACGCCGCCTGGACGAGCCGCAG
- the LOC125035583 gene encoding uncharacterized protein LOC125035583 isoform X2, with product MGNEDEERESRENEMKEAEEEEVFREKWMNQCYKKLIYPNPSCVQVLDKVNRALVSRVTRPQNTNLKQQALFSLLGREFVEQHFPLQKYDVSILEPPRTNAKNKEKYLSEMREFLQNALNQAMSDCDYPDDVSSYQEDDELGHFLHEVRTSFREGLRKHTAIVMFQEEAEKDRQNEEKRKRNAKDGGGGGDGDFGIGFDTDEGNDTDDELELAKRKALKMNAGTKPSDIAGRALVAFIAHDEALKWKYMERIRERHLGLPSELRRFFWWEFLKEREAAKLKPKPEDDMEELVKRNFDKTLAKEMKAQHLDRAIRSNNWKVIDHAVIENYDNTACLASLDTDEHMIQTTRTLNILDVHSKQFCVAQIYWLIPLQLLLNTEENEDDEKHMMTLASYLDLVTRHCMPSYKEVFDIAEKVMKTVSKEDPEYHAHITKCLSNQVSRINLKDFPPEILVKETKASAKLHAELLKRDMKEMKPKYQKIFTDPAIFVRKWLVQGYMGVLSIASGLWVWDEMFLSQWKPVLLERVGVAVMALIKPWMTRAKMYSGARKVFLDEPGKIYLSDLRKAVAHLDKGGAYAEMPSNKNFIERKTEPESQAHAQKRDPQRRRRDSRGDQKEKKDEAQEKEKEEEEAPKETPPGRAAEP from the exons GTCCTGGACAAAGTGAACCGCGCTTTGGTCTCCCGCGTGACTCGGCCTCAGAACACGAATCTGAAGCAACAGGCGCTCTTCAGTCTCCTCGGCCGCGAGTTCGTGGAGCAGCACTTCCCGCTTCAGAAGTACGACGTCTCGATATTG GAACCTCCCAGAACCAATGCCAAGAACAAAGAGAAATATTTGAGCGAAATGCGGGAGTTTCTTCAGAATGCGCTCAACCAGGCCATGTCG gactgCGATTACCCCGACGACGTCTCATCCTACCAAGAGGACGACGAACTGGGTCACTTTCTCCACGAAGTCCGGACGAGCTTCAGGGAGGGACTGAGGAAGCACACGGCCATTGTCATGTTCCAGGAG gaAGCCGAGAAAGACCGTCAGAACGAGGAGAAGCGGAAGCGAAACGCGaaggacggcggcggcggcggcgacggcgactTTGGCATCGGCTTCGACACCGACGAAGGCAACGATACGGACGACGAACTGGAGCTGGCGAAGCGGAAGGCGCTGAAGATGAACGCGGGAACCAAGCCTTCGGACATCGCCGGCCGCGCCCTCGTCGCCTTCATCGCGCACGACGAGGCGCTCAAGTGGAAGTACATGGAGAG GATCCGCGAGCGCCACCTCGGGCTGCCCTCAGAACTCCGCCGCTTCTTCTGGTGGGAATTCCTGAAGGAGAGGGAAGCCGCCAAGCTGAAGCCCAAGCCGGAGGACGACATGGAGGAGCTGGTCAAGAGGAACTTCGACAAGACGCTCGCCAAGGAGATGAAGGCGCAGCATCTGGACAGAGCCATCCGGAGCAATAACTGGAAGGTTATTGACCACGCTGTCATCGAG AACTACGACAACACAGCCTGCCTCGCGAGTTTGGACACGGACGAACACATGATCCAGACGACACGGACGCTCAACATTCTGGACGTCCATTCGAAGCAGTTTTGCGTGGCTCAGATTTACTGGCTCATCCCTCTGCAGTTGCTACTCAACACGGAGGAGAATGAGGACGAcg AAAAACACATGATGACCTTAGCCTCCTATCTGGACCTGGTGACTCGCCACTGCATGCCGAGTTACAAAGAAGTCTTCGACATAGCTGAGAAAGTGATGAAGACAGTGAGTAAGGAGGACCCCGAGTACCACGCCCACATCACCAAGTGTCTCTCTAATCAAGTGAGCAGGATTAACTTGAAG GATTTCCCTCCCGAGATTCTGGTGAAAGAAACCAAGGCATCGGCGAAGCTCCACGCCGAGCTCCTGAAGCGCGACATGAAGGAGATGAAGCCCAAATACCAGAAGATCTTCACCGACCCCGCCATCTTCGTCAGGAAGTGGCTCGTGCAG GGCTACATGGGCGTCCTCAGCATAGCTTCAGGACTGTGGGTGTGGGATGAGATGTTCCTGAGCCAGTGGAAACCAGTCCTTCTCGAGCGCGTCGGCGTGGCGGTCATGGCGCTGATCAAACCGTGGATGACAAGAGCCAAGATGTATTCAGGAGCGAGGAAG GTATTCCTAGACGAACCGGGGAAGATCTACCTGAGTGATCTCCGGAAGGCCGTCGCGCACCTGGACAAAGGTGGAGCCTACGCGGAGATGCCCAGCAACAAGAACTTCATCGAGAGGAAGACGGAGCCGGAGTCTCAG gcACACGCGCAGAAAAGAGAcccgcagaggaggaggagagacagcagaggcgaccagaaggagaagaaggacgaagcgcaggagaaagagaaagaggaagaggaggcgcccAAGGAGACGCCGCCTGGACGAGCCGCAG